In a genomic window of Streptomyces katrae:
- a CDS encoding AMP-dependent synthetase/ligase, with product MTTNLRLPGRPEDLTLPALLARNAAEHPDLPALSWRTGGTDGGADGGTGAEGGGAGGWETLTWSEARRRVAVLAAGYTALGVARGEHVLLMMGNRPEHWLSDLALVHLGAVPVTVYGTSAPEQIAHIARHSRARLAVVEGARELARWAPLLDDPATPLERLVVVEAAEAGPHATYGSLYASGARLHRPDTFEKAWQESRPEDPLTVVYTSGTTGDPKGVRLSHRNILLQSVRLDRHVELPEHAEHICYLPFAHIAERILGIYLPLLRAAHVRLVADPTAVAGAVRELRPVQFFGVPRVWEKLAAGVRAVLAGLPEEQRRAIDGAGDVARALAGHRERGEEVPAALEASYAEVKERVLDPLLRLAGLDRLVWTASATAPMPIDVVRFWAGWGITIMDAWGLTETSGVCTVNSNTPGGFRLGSVGRPIEGLELRLAEDGEVLTRGATVFDGYLRPDGTVEGAADAEGWFPTGDIGRLDEDGFLWLTDRKKELIITSNGKNVAPALVENTVKEHPLIGQALVHGDGRSYLVALLVLDPELAPSWAAARGIEAATLADLAAHPAVLEETARAVEAANARLNRTEQIKRYRLLAEEWGPETGELTPTLKLRRRVVRERYGALLEGLYEGP from the coding sequence ATGACCACGAACCTGCGACTGCCCGGACGTCCCGAAGACCTCACCCTGCCCGCTCTGCTCGCCCGCAACGCCGCCGAACACCCCGACCTGCCCGCCCTCTCCTGGCGCACCGGGGGCACGGACGGGGGCGCGGACGGGGGCACGGGCGCGGAGGGAGGCGGCGCCGGCGGGTGGGAAACCCTCACCTGGAGCGAGGCCCGCCGCCGTGTCGCCGTCCTCGCCGCCGGATACACCGCCCTGGGCGTCGCCCGCGGCGAACACGTCCTGCTGATGATGGGAAACCGGCCCGAGCACTGGCTCAGCGACCTCGCCCTCGTCCACCTCGGCGCCGTCCCCGTCACCGTCTACGGCACCTCCGCCCCCGAGCAGATCGCCCACATCGCCCGCCACAGCCGCGCCCGGCTGGCCGTCGTCGAGGGCGCCCGCGAACTCGCCCGCTGGGCCCCGCTGCTGGACGACCCCGCCACCCCGCTGGAGCGGCTCGTCGTCGTGGAGGCCGCCGAAGCCGGCCCGCACGCCACCTACGGCTCCCTCTACGCGAGCGGCGCCCGCCTGCACCGCCCCGACACCTTCGAGAAGGCCTGGCAGGAGAGCCGTCCCGAGGACCCGCTGACCGTCGTCTACACCTCGGGCACCACCGGAGACCCCAAGGGGGTGCGGCTCAGCCACCGCAACATCCTGCTCCAGTCGGTGCGCCTCGACCGGCACGTGGAGCTCCCCGAGCACGCCGAGCACATCTGCTACCTGCCCTTCGCCCACATCGCCGAGCGGATCCTCGGCATCTACCTGCCGCTGCTGCGCGCCGCGCACGTGCGGCTGGTCGCCGACCCCACCGCCGTGGCCGGCGCGGTGCGCGAGCTGCGGCCCGTGCAGTTCTTCGGCGTGCCACGGGTGTGGGAGAAGCTCGCCGCCGGCGTACGGGCGGTGCTGGCGGGGCTTCCCGAGGAGCAGCGGCGGGCCATCGACGGCGCGGGGGACGTGGCCCGGGCCCTGGCCGGGCACCGGGAGCGCGGCGAGGAGGTCCCGGCCGCGCTGGAGGCCTCGTACGCGGAGGTGAAGGAACGGGTACTGGACCCGCTGCTGCGGCTGGCGGGTCTGGACCGGCTGGTCTGGACGGCCAGCGCCACCGCGCCGATGCCGATCGACGTGGTCCGCTTCTGGGCGGGCTGGGGGATCACCATCATGGACGCCTGGGGCCTGACCGAGACCTCGGGGGTGTGCACCGTCAACAGCAACACCCCCGGCGGCTTCCGGCTGGGCTCGGTGGGCCGGCCCATCGAGGGGCTGGAGCTCAGGCTCGCCGAGGACGGGGAGGTCCTGACGCGCGGAGCGACCGTCTTCGACGGCTACCTGCGGCCCGACGGCACGGTGGAGGGCGCCGCCGACGCCGAGGGCTGGTTCCCCACCGGGGACATCGGCCGGCTGGACGAGGACGGCTTCCTGTGGCTGACGGACCGCAAGAAGGAACTGATCATCACCTCGAACGGCAAGAACGTGGCCCCGGCGCTGGTGGAGAACACCGTCAAGGAACACCCGCTGATCGGCCAGGCCCTGGTCCACGGAGACGGCCGCTCCTACCTGGTGGCCCTGCTGGTCCTGGACCCCGAACTGGCCCCGTCCTGGGCCGCCGCCCGGGGCATCGAGGCGGCCACCCTGGCGGACCTGGCCGCCCACCCGGCGGTCCTGGAGGAAACGGCCCGCGCGGTCGAGGCCGCCAACGCCCGCCTCAACCGCACGGAACAGATCAAGCGCTACCGGCTGCTGGCCGAGGAATGGGGCCCGGAAACGGGCGAACTCACCCCGACGCTGAAACTGCGCCGCAGGGTGGTGCGGGAGAGGTACGGAGCCTTGCTGGAGGGCTTGTACGAGGGACCCTGA
- the sph gene encoding sphingomyelin phosphodiesterase — protein MPQISHRSRAAATAVAATAAAAALALSCAPAATAAQSGSAPRLSVLTYNTFLMSKNLYPNWGQDHRAAEIPKASFFQGRDVVVLQEAFDNGASDALKANAAAQYPYQTPVVGRSKSGWDATGGSYSATTPEDGGVTILSKWPVLRKEQVIYKDACGSDWWSNKGFAYVVLDVNGTKVHVVGTHAQSTDSGCGTGEAAQMRSRQFKAIDAFLDAKNIPADEQVIVAGDMNVDSRSPEYSSMLTDLDLAPADTRTGHPYSFDTALNSIANYRYPTDPREDLDYVLYRKGNARPSGWENNVVKEESTPWTVSSWGTSYTYSNLSDHYPVVGR, from the coding sequence ATGCCGCAGATCTCGCACCGCAGCCGCGCCGCCGCCACGGCCGTCGCCGCGACCGCCGCAGCAGCAGCCCTCGCCCTTTCCTGCGCCCCCGCCGCCACGGCGGCCCAGAGCGGCTCCGCTCCCCGGCTGAGCGTCCTGACGTACAACACGTTCCTGATGAGCAAGAACCTGTACCCGAACTGGGGCCAGGACCACCGGGCGGCGGAGATCCCCAAGGCCTCCTTCTTCCAGGGCCGCGACGTGGTGGTGCTCCAGGAGGCCTTCGACAACGGCGCGTCGGACGCGCTCAAGGCGAACGCCGCCGCCCAGTACCCGTACCAGACCCCGGTCGTGGGCCGCAGCAAGAGCGGCTGGGACGCGACGGGCGGCTCCTACTCCGCCACCACCCCGGAGGACGGCGGCGTCACGATCCTCAGCAAGTGGCCGGTGCTGCGCAAGGAGCAGGTGATCTACAAGGACGCCTGCGGCTCCGACTGGTGGTCCAACAAGGGCTTCGCGTACGTGGTCCTGGACGTCAACGGCACCAAGGTGCACGTCGTCGGCACGCACGCCCAGTCCACCGACTCCGGCTGCGGCACGGGTGAGGCGGCGCAGATGCGCAGCCGCCAGTTCAAGGCGATAGACGCCTTCCTCGACGCCAAGAACATCCCGGCGGACGAACAGGTCATCGTGGCGGGCGACATGAACGTCGACTCCCGCAGCCCGGAGTACTCCTCGATGCTCACCGACCTCGACCTGGCCCCCGCCGACACGCGCACGGGCCACCCGTACTCCTTCGACACGGCGCTCAACTCGATCGCCAACTACCGCTACCCCACGGACCCCCGCGAGGACCTGGACTACGTCCTCTACCGCAAGGGCAACGCCCGCCCGTCGGGCTGGGAGAACAACGTGGTCAAGGAGGAGTCGACCCCCTGGACGGTCTCCAGCTGGGGCACGTCGTACACCTACTCCAACCTCTCGGACCACTACCCGGTGGTGGGCCGCTAG
- a CDS encoding oxygenase MpaB family protein — MNHTGHITPQIPPRRLDPEPPPPGGVLWTTAGDIRSLLTLPAAFTMQVAHPAVGAGVDQYSVFRTDPWGRGERSLRSVMLWVYGGDEAAAEGRRVRRLHKEIQGTDTRGRRYHSLDPACYAWVHATGFPVAQYAGRYLFRPITPAQERQMYREWLQVGRILGLRDRDMPQTVEEFWPYYHRMLAEEIEPTKVARELVAVDADLPRPEPASPALRLLLRLTWPLLRTGYLRFRAFVTVGYMPPDARAAIGLEWTPAQERRLRRFSTAVRILVPLLPERLRYLPQARAARARWRAGAR, encoded by the coding sequence ATGAACCACACTGGTCACATCACCCCCCAAATCCCCCCGAGGCGTCTCGATCCCGAGCCCCCGCCGCCGGGCGGGGTGCTGTGGACCACCGCCGGGGACATCCGCTCCCTGCTGACCCTGCCCGCCGCCTTCACCATGCAGGTCGCCCACCCCGCCGTCGGCGCCGGCGTCGACCAGTACTCGGTCTTCCGCACCGACCCCTGGGGGCGCGGCGAGCGCTCCCTGCGCTCGGTGATGCTGTGGGTCTACGGCGGGGACGAGGCCGCCGCCGAGGGCCGCCGGGTGCGCCGCCTGCACAAGGAGATCCAGGGCACCGACACCCGGGGCCGGCGCTACCACTCCCTCGACCCGGCCTGCTACGCCTGGGTGCACGCCACCGGCTTCCCGGTCGCCCAGTACGCCGGCCGCTACCTGTTCCGCCCCATCACCCCCGCCCAGGAGCGGCAGATGTACCGGGAGTGGCTGCAGGTCGGCCGGATCCTGGGGCTGCGCGACCGGGACATGCCGCAGACGGTCGAGGAGTTCTGGCCGTACTACCACCGGATGCTGGCCGAGGAGATAGAGCCGACCAAGGTGGCCCGCGAGCTGGTCGCCGTCGATGCCGACCTGCCCCGCCCCGAGCCCGCCTCCCCGGCCCTGCGGCTGCTGCTGCGGCTCACCTGGCCGCTCCTGCGCACCGGCTACCTGCGCTTCCGGGCCTTCGTCACCGTCGGCTACATGCCGCCCGACGCCCGGGCGGCCATCGGCCTGGAGTGGACCCCGGCCCAGGAGCGCCGGCTGCGGCGGTTCAGCACCGCCGTACGGATCCTCGTGCCGCTCCTGCCCGAACGGCTGCGCTACCTCCCGCAGGCCCGCGCCGCCCGGGCACGGTGGCGCGCCGGGGCCCGCTGA
- a CDS encoding M1 family metallopeptidase has product MYRKLIAPSVLAASLLLVIPASAAGTVQGAPGIGDGYYPESGNGGYDVSHYDLRLQYQPKTDLLEGTATLLTTAKQDLSRFNLDFGLKVSEIRVNGAKAKFATSGAHELEVTPAQPLAKGKQATVVVKYAGKPSEFKIDGWSAWQRTPDGGIAAQEPDSAVWWFPSNDHPLDKATFDISVNVPDGTQVISNGVLQSQSSRLGWTRYNWRSNKPQATYLATLAIGKFDITTDKTASGLPILNAYSRDLGDNAGAARASVERTGEVAEWLESVFGPYPFNALGGYVPNVPSGFALETQTRPFYSPRQFANGANVSVVVHELAHQWYGDSVSVDNWKDIWINEGFARYAQWLWSEKEGEGTAQELAQWAYDTRPAEDPFWQVKPGDPGAENQFHGAVYDRGAIAIQALRNEVGDETFFQILKGWPTERAYGNAKVGDFVRYAEKISNKPLAQLFDTWLYTPGKPAFGAPAAKPGARSLQAPAKPAVEPKSWKKIAATNNIHDH; this is encoded by the coding sequence GTGTACCGCAAATTGATCGCCCCGAGCGTCCTGGCCGCCTCCCTCCTGCTGGTGATCCCGGCGTCGGCGGCCGGGACCGTCCAGGGCGCGCCGGGCATCGGCGACGGCTACTACCCGGAGAGCGGGAACGGCGGCTACGACGTCTCCCACTACGACCTGCGCCTGCAGTACCAGCCGAAGACCGACCTGCTGGAGGGCACGGCCACCCTCCTGACCACCGCCAAGCAGGACCTGTCCCGGTTCAACCTGGACTTCGGCCTGAAGGTGAGCGAGATCCGGGTCAACGGCGCCAAGGCGAAGTTCGCCACCTCCGGCGCGCACGAGCTGGAGGTCACCCCCGCGCAGCCGCTGGCCAAGGGCAAGCAGGCCACCGTGGTCGTCAAGTACGCCGGAAAGCCCTCGGAGTTCAAGATCGACGGCTGGTCCGCCTGGCAGCGCACCCCGGACGGCGGCATCGCGGCGCAGGAGCCCGACTCGGCGGTCTGGTGGTTCCCGAGCAACGACCACCCGCTGGACAAGGCCACGTTCGACATCTCGGTCAACGTGCCCGACGGCACCCAGGTCATCAGCAACGGCGTGCTCCAGTCGCAGTCCTCCCGGCTCGGCTGGACCCGCTACAACTGGCGCTCCAACAAGCCGCAGGCCACCTACCTGGCCACCCTCGCCATCGGCAAGTTCGACATCACCACCGACAAGACGGCGAGCGGCCTGCCGATCCTCAACGCCTACAGCCGGGACCTGGGCGACAACGCGGGCGCGGCGCGGGCGAGCGTCGAGCGGACCGGCGAGGTCGCGGAGTGGCTGGAGTCGGTCTTCGGCCCCTACCCCTTCAACGCGCTGGGCGGCTACGTCCCGAACGTGCCCTCCGGCTTCGCGCTGGAGACCCAGACCCGGCCGTTCTACAGCCCGCGCCAGTTCGCGAACGGCGCGAACGTCTCGGTCGTCGTGCACGAGCTGGCGCACCAGTGGTACGGCGACAGCGTGTCCGTGGACAACTGGAAGGACATCTGGATCAACGAGGGCTTCGCCCGCTACGCCCAGTGGCTGTGGTCGGAGAAGGAGGGCGAGGGCACCGCCCAGGAGCTCGCCCAGTGGGCGTACGACACCCGCCCGGCCGAGGACCCGTTCTGGCAGGTCAAGCCGGGTGACCCGGGCGCGGAGAACCAGTTCCACGGGGCCGTCTACGACCGGGGCGCGATCGCCATCCAGGCGCTGCGCAACGAGGTCGGCGACGAGACGTTCTTCCAGATCCTCAAGGGCTGGCCCACCGAGCGGGCCTACGGCAACGCCAAGGTCGGGGACTTCGTCCGGTACGCGGAGAAGATCTCGAACAAGCCGCTCGCCCAGCTCTTCGACACCTGGCTGTACACCCCGGGCAAGCCGGCCTTCGGCGCCCCCGCCGCCAAGCCCGGCGCCCGCTCCCTCCAGGCCCCGGCGAAGCCGGCCGTGGAGCCGAAGTCCTGGAAGAAGATCGCCGCGACGAACAACATCCACGACCACTGA
- a CDS encoding SCO6745 family protein — protein sequence MTIDAPHAARRCWHAAINPLHATSYFSPELFEELGALGVTDRVAVNLASRSAAMGAVGPGVVTATFYNYRHDLVTRHLPAVWDTTTPEQVLAARLRAVDRSLRRLLGPETIASPELAEAADLAIRATEACTRHGRTLYAAHADLPVPEEPHLRLWHATTLLREHRGDGHLAALLLTGLDPLEALVSHTATGRGMTEKWVKSIRGWEQSDLDAAADRLRARGVLDGDGELTEEGRALRERLETETDRLDAAPYEHLGASGVARLHALGGALVQQAIGAGAFPPDLFGKG from the coding sequence ATGACGATCGACGCCCCCCACGCCGCACGCCGCTGCTGGCACGCCGCCATCAACCCCCTGCACGCCACGAGCTACTTCTCCCCGGAGCTCTTCGAGGAGCTGGGCGCCCTCGGCGTCACCGACCGGGTGGCCGTCAACCTGGCCAGCCGCTCCGCGGCCATGGGCGCCGTCGGCCCCGGCGTGGTCACCGCGACCTTCTACAACTACCGCCACGACCTCGTCACCCGGCACCTCCCCGCCGTCTGGGACACCACCACCCCCGAGCAGGTCCTCGCCGCCCGCCTGCGCGCGGTGGACCGCTCGCTGCGCCGCCTCCTCGGCCCGGAGACGATCGCCTCGCCCGAGCTCGCCGAAGCCGCCGACCTCGCGATACGCGCCACCGAGGCCTGCACCCGGCACGGCCGCACCCTCTACGCCGCCCACGCCGACCTCCCCGTCCCCGAGGAACCGCACCTGCGGCTCTGGCACGCCACCACCCTCCTGCGCGAGCACCGCGGGGACGGGCACCTCGCCGCGCTCCTCCTCACCGGCCTCGACCCGCTGGAGGCGCTGGTCAGCCACACCGCCACCGGCCGCGGCATGACGGAGAAGTGGGTCAAGTCCATCCGCGGCTGGGAGCAGTCCGACCTCGACGCCGCCGCCGACCGGCTGCGCGCCCGCGGGGTCCTCGACGGCGACGGGGAGCTCACCGAGGAGGGCCGCGCCCTGCGCGAGCGGCTCGAGACCGAGACCGACCGGCTCGACGCCGCTCCGTACGAGCACCTCGGCGCCTCCGGCGTCGCCCGGCTCCACGCGCTCGGCGGGGCCCTCGTCCAGCAGGCCATCGGCGCCGGCGCCTTCCCGCCCGACCTCTTCGGAAAGGGCTGA
- a CDS encoding Tex family protein, with translation MSIEGRIAEELGVRERQVKAAVELLDGGSTVPFIARYRKEATEMLDDAQLRTLEERLRYLRELEDRRAAVLDSVREQGKLDAELQARINAADTKARLEDIYLPFKPKRRTKAQIAREAGLEPLAEGLLADPSTEPAAAAAAFVDAAKGVADAAAALEGARAILTEKFAEDADLIGDLRERMWGRGRLAAKVREGKEEAGAKFSDYFDFAEPFTALPSHRVLAMLRGEKEDVLSLELEPEEPSDTPGPSTYEGLIARRFGIADRGRPGDKWLADTVRWAWRTKIQVHLGIDLRTRLRAAAEDEAVRVFAANLRDLLLAAPAGTRATLGLDPGFRTGVKVAVVDATGKVVATDVIHPHVPANKWDQSLATLARLAREHGVELIAIGNGTASRETDKLAGDLITRHPELGLTKVMVSEAGASVYSASAFASQELPGMDVSLRGAVSIARRLQDPLAELVKIDPKSIGVGQYQHDLSEVKLSRSLDAVVEDCVNGVGVDVNTASAPLLSRVSGISGTLAENIVAHRDANGPFRSRKGLKDVARLGPKAYEQCAGFLRIRGGDDPLDASAVHPEAYPVVRAMGKKAGGEVAALIGNTSVLRSLRPDEFVTEAFGLPTVTDILRELEKPGRDPRPAFRTASFKEGVEKIGDLAPGMVLEGVVTNVAAFGAFIDIGVHQDGLAHVSALSNTFVKDPRDVVKPGDIVKVKVLDVDIPRKRISLTLRLEDEAGAERGAGAPRQRDERRGGGRPPQQRGQGQGQGRGEGQGQGQSRRGDGRRQGGQGGGERSGAPAPANSAMADALRRAGLTGGGREDRRKR, from the coding sequence ATGTCCATCGAAGGCCGGATCGCCGAGGAGCTCGGCGTACGGGAACGGCAGGTCAAGGCCGCCGTCGAGCTGCTCGACGGCGGCTCCACCGTGCCGTTCATCGCGCGCTACCGCAAGGAAGCGACCGAGATGCTCGACGACGCCCAGCTGCGCACCCTGGAGGAGCGGCTGCGGTACCTGCGCGAGCTGGAGGACCGCCGCGCGGCGGTCCTCGACTCCGTACGCGAGCAGGGCAAGCTCGACGCCGAGCTGCAGGCCCGGATCAACGCGGCCGACACCAAGGCCCGGCTGGAGGACATCTACCTGCCCTTCAAGCCCAAGCGGCGCACCAAGGCCCAGATCGCCCGCGAGGCCGGCCTGGAGCCGCTCGCCGAGGGGCTGCTGGCCGACCCCTCCACCGAACCGGCCGCAGCCGCGGCCGCGTTCGTCGACGCCGCCAAGGGGGTCGCCGACGCGGCGGCCGCCCTGGAGGGCGCCCGCGCCATCCTCACCGAGAAGTTCGCCGAGGACGCCGACCTCATCGGCGACCTCCGCGAGCGCATGTGGGGCCGCGGCCGCCTCGCCGCGAAGGTCCGCGAGGGCAAGGAGGAGGCGGGCGCCAAGTTCTCCGACTACTTCGACTTCGCCGAGCCCTTCACCGCCCTGCCCTCCCACCGCGTCCTCGCCATGCTGCGCGGCGAGAAGGAGGACGTGCTCAGCCTGGAGCTGGAGCCCGAGGAGCCCTCCGACACCCCCGGACCGTCCACCTACGAGGGCCTGATCGCCCGCCGCTTCGGCATCGCCGACCGGGGCCGGCCCGGTGACAAGTGGCTGGCCGACACCGTCCGCTGGGCCTGGCGCACCAAGATCCAGGTCCACCTCGGCATCGACCTGCGGACCCGGCTGCGCGCCGCCGCCGAGGACGAGGCCGTACGGGTCTTCGCGGCCAACCTCCGCGACCTGCTGCTCGCCGCCCCGGCCGGCACCCGCGCCACCCTCGGCCTCGACCCCGGCTTCCGCACCGGCGTGAAGGTCGCCGTCGTCGACGCCACCGGCAAGGTCGTCGCCACGGACGTGATCCACCCGCACGTTCCCGCCAACAAATGGGACCAGTCCCTGGCGACCCTCGCCCGCCTCGCCCGGGAGCACGGCGTCGAGCTGATCGCCATCGGCAACGGCACCGCCTCCCGCGAGACCGACAAGCTCGCCGGGGACCTGATCACCCGCCACCCCGAGCTCGGGCTCACCAAGGTGATGGTCTCCGAGGCCGGCGCCTCCGTGTACTCGGCCTCCGCCTTCGCCTCGCAGGAACTGCCCGGCATGGACGTCTCCCTGCGCGGCGCCGTCTCCATCGCCCGCCGCCTCCAGGACCCGCTGGCCGAGCTCGTCAAGATCGACCCGAAGTCCATCGGCGTCGGCCAGTACCAGCACGACCTGTCCGAGGTGAAGCTCTCCCGCTCCCTCGACGCGGTCGTCGAGGACTGCGTCAACGGCGTCGGCGTCGACGTCAACACCGCCTCCGCGCCCCTGCTCTCACGCGTCTCGGGCATCAGCGGCACCCTCGCCGAGAACATCGTGGCCCACCGCGACGCCAACGGCCCCTTCCGCAGCCGCAAGGGCCTCAAGGACGTCGCCCGCCTCGGCCCGAAGGCGTACGAGCAGTGCGCCGGCTTCCTGCGCATCCGCGGCGGCGACGACCCGCTCGACGCCTCCGCCGTGCACCCCGAGGCCTACCCGGTGGTGCGGGCGATGGGCAAGAAGGCGGGCGGCGAGGTGGCCGCGCTGATCGGCAACACCTCCGTCCTGCGCTCCCTGCGCCCCGACGAGTTCGTCACCGAGGCCTTCGGCCTGCCCACCGTCACCGACATCCTGCGCGAGCTGGAGAAGCCCGGCCGCGACCCGCGCCCGGCCTTCAGGACGGCCAGCTTCAAGGAGGGCGTGGAGAAGATCGGCGACCTGGCCCCCGGGATGGTCCTGGAGGGGGTCGTCACCAACGTGGCCGCCTTCGGCGCCTTCATCGACATCGGCGTCCACCAGGACGGCCTGGCCCACGTCTCCGCCCTGTCGAACACCTTCGTCAAGGACCCGCGGGACGTCGTGAAGCCCGGCGACATCGTCAAGGTCAAGGTCCTGGACGTGGACATCCCGCGCAAGCGGATCTCCCTCACCCTGCGGCTGGAGGACGAGGCCGGCGCGGAACGCGGAGCCGGTGCGCCCCGCCAGCGCGACGAGCGCCGCGGCGGCGGCCGTCCCCCGCAACAGCGCGGCCAGGGCCAGGGCCAGGGACGCGGCGAGGGCCAGGGCCAGGGCCAGAGCCGGCGCGGCGACGGCCGGCGCCAGGGCGGGCAGGGCGGCGGCGAGCGGTCCGGCGCCCCGGCCCCCGCCAACAGCGCCATGGCCGATGCCCTGCGCCGCGCCGGCCTCACCGGCGGCGGCCGGGAGGACCGCCGCAAGCGGTAG
- a CDS encoding ImmA/IrrE family metallo-endopeptidase, producing MDLTHPFSLDTLCARIADRRGRPIRLHPLPREAAESGVCGLWVGTETVDYVFYEAHTTPLHREHIVLHELGHILFGHHSLEGEEIDGQAPVVLGRTNYTTRQEQEAEMLASMIRIHTSGTAHPRPAPGPRGALARLESAMGYERGHRHGS from the coding sequence ATGGATCTGACGCACCCGTTCTCCCTGGACACCCTGTGCGCCCGCATAGCCGACCGCAGAGGCCGTCCGATCCGTCTCCACCCGCTGCCCCGCGAGGCCGCCGAATCCGGCGTCTGCGGCCTGTGGGTGGGCACCGAGACCGTGGACTACGTCTTCTACGAGGCCCACACCACCCCCCTGCACCGCGAGCACATCGTGCTCCACGAGCTGGGTCACATCCTCTTCGGCCACCACTCCCTGGAGGGCGAGGAGATCGACGGCCAGGCCCCGGTGGTCCTCGGCCGCACCAACTACACCACCCGCCAGGAGCAGGAGGCGGAGATGCTCGCGAGCATGATCCGCATCCACACCTCGGGCACGGCCCACCCCCGGCCCGCCCCCGGCCCGCGCGGCGCCCTCGCCCGGCTGGAGTCCGCCATGGGGTACGAGCGGGGCCACCGCCATGGCAGCTGA
- a CDS encoding MAB_1171c family putative transporter, which produces MAADLAAFGDSLAVPSVVCLWAAVLLRAPGALRSPQQRGLWLAVATAAAAMTLNLPDVVTYAMSRGASYAHTIGLVRNLIGVLSAGAVLYFVAAATRGRRLPLASWVGTLVWLGVLVALDAAAPAHGTHTIPNSGAPVPSLPYWLVLISAHLIANTICVYVCWRYSLRTESRGLAAGLRLFGLGTGLAWLFWFAYLLKALFASTWAVPALPLLMNLHGLLRAAAILVPTLFTLRHALADTATAWRLWPLWRDLVQAVPHVVLSRPRAGRVLELIWPPVPRNLLVYRKVIETRDAILILGEYVAPGVPELARGHVAGSRIPEQRQTAAALACVLKEARRAKLAGLPGQPAQAPALELPAAMQTSAEGGGLKDEARFLVDVAQAYASPETSAFAPGPGAT; this is translated from the coding sequence ATGGCAGCTGACCTCGCCGCCTTCGGCGACAGCCTGGCGGTCCCCAGCGTGGTGTGCCTGTGGGCCGCCGTCCTGCTGCGCGCCCCCGGCGCCCTGCGCTCCCCGCAGCAGCGCGGGCTCTGGCTCGCCGTCGCCACCGCGGCCGCCGCCATGACCCTGAACCTGCCCGACGTCGTCACGTACGCCATGAGCCGCGGCGCCTCGTACGCGCACACCATCGGCCTCGTCCGCAACCTGATCGGCGTCCTGTCGGCCGGCGCCGTGCTCTACTTCGTGGCCGCCGCCACCCGAGGGCGAAGGCTCCCGCTCGCCTCCTGGGTGGGCACCCTGGTCTGGCTGGGCGTGCTCGTCGCCCTGGACGCGGCCGCGCCGGCACACGGCACGCACACCATCCCCAACTCCGGCGCCCCCGTCCCCTCCTTGCCGTACTGGCTCGTGCTGATCTCCGCCCACCTGATCGCCAACACCATCTGCGTGTACGTGTGCTGGCGCTACAGCCTGCGCACCGAGAGCCGCGGACTGGCCGCCGGGCTGCGGTTGTTCGGCCTGGGCACCGGCCTGGCCTGGCTGTTCTGGTTCGCGTACCTGCTCAAGGCCCTGTTCGCCAGCACCTGGGCGGTGCCCGCCCTGCCGCTGCTGATGAACCTGCACGGACTGCTGCGCGCCGCCGCGATCCTCGTCCCCACCCTCTTCACCCTCCGCCACGCCCTCGCCGACACCGCCACCGCATGGCGGCTGTGGCCGCTGTGGCGGGACCTGGTCCAGGCCGTTCCGCACGTGGTCCTCTCCCGGCCCCGCGCCGGACGGGTGCTGGAGCTGATCTGGCCGCCCGTTCCGCGCAACCTGCTCGTCTACCGCAAGGTCATCGAGACCCGCGACGCGATCCTGATCCTGGGGGAGTACGTGGCCCCCGGAGTGCCCGAGCTCGCACGCGGCCACGTCGCGGGCAGCCGGATCCCCGAGCAGCGGCAGACGGCGGCCGCGCTGGCCTGCGTACTGAAGGAGGCCCGGCGGGCCAAGCTCGCCGGACTGCCCGGACAGCCGGCGCAGGCCCCCGCCCTGGAGCTCCCGGCCGCGATGCAGACCTCCGCGGAGGGCGGCGGCCTGAAGGACGAGGCCCGCTTCCTGGTGGACGTCGCCCAGGCCTACGCCTCACCCGAGACCTCCGCCTTCGCCCCCGGACCGGGCGCCACGTGA